From Streptomyces sp. SAI-135:
CCGCCACCGGCGGAGGTCGGCTGCTCCATGTGCACGATGACACCGCGGCCGTTGCAGTGGACGCAGGTCTCCGAGAAGGACTCCAGCAGACCCTGGCCGACCCGCTTGCGGGTCATCTGGACCAGGCCCAGCGAGGTGACCTCGGCGACCTGGTGCTTGGTCCGGTCCCGGCCCAGGCACTCAAGGAGACGCCTGAGCACCAGGTCCCGGTTGGACTCCAGGACCATGTCGATGAAGTCGATGACGATGATGCCGCCGAGGTCGCGCAGCCGGAGCTGGCGCACGATCTCCTCGGCCGCCTCCAGGTTGTTCCTGGTGACCGTCTCCTCGAGGTTGCCGCCCTGGCCGGTGAACTTGCCGGTGTTGACGTCGACGACGACCATCGCCTCGGTCCGGTCGATCACCAGCGAACCGCCGCTGGGCAGCCAGACCTTGCGGTCCAGGGCCTTGGCGAGCTGCTCGTCGATCCGGTACGTGGCGAAGACGTCGACCTCGGAGGTCCACTTCTGGAGCCGCTCGGCGAGGTCGGGGGCCACGTGCGAGACGTATCCGTGGACGGTCTGCCAGGCCTCGTCACCACTGACGACGACCTTGGAGAAGTCCTCGTTGAAGATGTCGCGGACCACCCGGACGGTCATGTCCGGCTCGCCGTAGAGCAGCGTCGGGGCGTTGCCGCTCTTCGCCTTCCGCTGGATGTCCTCCCACTGCGCCTGGAGCCGCTCGACGTCGCGGCGCAGCTCGTCCTCGCTGGCGCCCTCGGCGGCGGTGCGCACGATGACGCCCGCGTCCTCGGGGACGATCTTCTTCAGGATGGTCTTCAGCCGCGCCCGCTCGGTGTCGGGCAGCTTGCGGCTGATGCCGGTCATGGAGCCCTCGGGCACGTACACGAGGTAACGGCCCGGGAGGGAGACCTGGCTGGTCAGACGCGCGCCCTTGTGCCCGATCGGGTCCTTGGTGACCTGGACGAGCACGGGCTGGCCGGACTTGAGGGCGGACTCGATGCGGCGCGGCCCGTTGGCCATGCCCAGCGCCTCGAAGTTGACCTCACCGGCGTACAGCACCGCGTTGCGGCCCTTGCCGATGTCGATGAAGGCGGCCTCCATGGACGGCAGGACGTTCTGGACCTTGCCCAGGTAGACGTTGCCGACGTAGGAGGTGGCCTGCTCCTTGTTGACGTAGTGCTCGACGAGCACCCCGTCCTCGAGCACGCCGATCTGGGTGCGCTCTCCGCTCTGCCGGACGACCATCACCCGCTCGACGGCCTCGCGGCGGGCCAGGAACTCGGCCTCGGTGATGATCGGGACGCGGCGGCGGCCCTGCTCGCGGCCCTCACGGCGGCGCTGCTTCTTGGCCTCCAGACGCGTCGAGCCCTTGATGGACTGCACCTCGTCGGACGGCTCGGTCTTCGGGCGCGGCTCGCGCACCTTGACGACGGTGCGCTCCGGGTCGTTGTCACCGGGCTCGGTGTCGACGGCGGAGTCACCGGCCCGGCGCCTGCGGCGACGGCGGCGACGGCTGCTGGTGCTGGAGCCGCCGGACTCGTCCGAACGGGCGTCCTCGTCGTCCTCGTCGTCGTGCTCGTCGTCCTCGTCCCGCGCGGACCGCCCGGTGTCCTCGGCGCCTTCGTCGGAGTCGTCCGAGTCCTCGTCACCGGAGGCCTCGGCGGACTCGCCCCGGCGACGGCGGCGGCCACCGCGCCGGCGGCGGCGCCGCGACCCGGTCTCCTCGGTGTCGTCCCCGTCCGCGGAGTCCTCGGCGGCCTCGTCCGTCTCCTCCTCATCGACGGCCTCGACGGACTCGTCAGCCTCGACGACGGTCTCGGCGGCGGTCTCCTGCGCCTCTGCCTCGTCACCGGCACCCCGGCGCCGACGGCGGCGCCGCGAACCGGTCTGCTCCTCGGCGGCGACCGGCTCGACGGACTCGGCCTGCTCGCTCTGCCCGGCCTCCGCCTCCGCGGCGGCCTCGGCGGCGGCCCGCTGCGGGGTCTGGAACTGCGGCTCGGTGAAGACGGGCGCCTGGAACACGGCGACCGCGGGTCGCGCCGGCCGGCGCGGCGATCCGTCCTCGTCGTCGGCACCGGCGGCGGCACCGCGCCGCGCGGGCTCGGAGAACCCGGTGGCGGCCTGACGGACGGACCGGCGACGGGCACGACGCGGGGCGGCCTCCTCGACGGGGGCCTCGGCGGGGGCTTCCTGCGCGGCGGGAACCTCGGCGGCCGGCTCGGACGGCTCGGCCTCGACGGCCTCGCCCTCGGCGGCACCGGCGGGCGCGGACACGCGACGCGTGGCACGGCGGCGGGTACGGCGCGGGGCGGCGTCGTCGGTCTCGGCGGTCTCGGCGGGCGCTTCGGCGGCCACCGGCTCGACGGTCTCGGTGGCCTCGGCGGCGGGCGCCGCCTCCACGGTCTCCGCGGCCTCCGGAGCACCGGCGGGCGCGGCGGCCCGTCGCGAGGCCCGGCGGCGGGTCCGCGGAGCGGGTGCGGCGGTCTCGGCGGCGGGTGCCTCGTCGGCGGTCTCGGCCGCGGCGGGCGTGTGCGCGGTCACCGGGGCCTCGGCTGCGGCGCTCTCGTCGGCCGCGGGGGTGGCGGCGGGCGCGGTCACCCGGCGGGTCGCGCGGCGACGGGTACGCGCGGGCGGAGCCGCGTCCTCGGCCTCGACGGCGGGCGCGCTGTCCGCGGCCGCGGTCTCGGCGGGCGCCTCCGCGGCGGCCACGGGCACCACGGTCTCGGCGGTCTCGGCGGCCGCGGGCGCCCCGGCCGGAGCGGACGCCCGGCGGGTGGCACGCCGACGCGGACGCGCGGCGGGCTCGGCCGGCGCCTCGGCGGCCTCGGGGCTCTGGGTGGTCCCGACGTTCTCGTCGGGCTTCTCCTCCTCGTCCGTGACGAGGTCCTCAGTC
This genomic window contains:
- a CDS encoding ribonuclease E/G, giving the protein MLEPTEPIEGSEQNTPSDTLPPRRRRRAASRPAGPPVAAAAGGEEVVAPAIPAAETEDLVTDEEEKPDENVGTTQSPEAAEAPAEPAARPRRRATRRASAPAGAPAAAETAETVVPVAAAEAPAETAAADSAPAVEAEDAAPPARTRRRATRRVTAPAATPAADESAAAEAPVTAHTPAAAETADEAPAAETAAPAPRTRRRASRRAAAPAGAPEAAETVEAAPAAEATETVEPVAAEAPAETAETDDAAPRRTRRRATRRVSAPAGAAEGEAVEAEPSEPAAEVPAAQEAPAEAPVEEAAPRRARRRSVRQAATGFSEPARRGAAAGADDEDGSPRRPARPAVAVFQAPVFTEPQFQTPQRAAAEAAAEAEAGQSEQAESVEPVAAEEQTGSRRRRRRRGAGDEAEAQETAAETVVEADESVEAVDEEETDEAAEDSADGDDTEETGSRRRRRRGGRRRRRGESAEASGDEDSDDSDEGAEDTGRSARDEDDEHDDEDDEDARSDESGGSSTSSRRRRRRRRRAGDSAVDTEPGDNDPERTVVKVREPRPKTEPSDEVQSIKGSTRLEAKKQRRREGREQGRRRVPIITEAEFLARREAVERVMVVRQSGERTQIGVLEDGVLVEHYVNKEQATSYVGNVYLGKVQNVLPSMEAAFIDIGKGRNAVLYAGEVNFEALGMANGPRRIESALKSGQPVLVQVTKDPIGHKGARLTSQVSLPGRYLVYVPEGSMTGISRKLPDTERARLKTILKKIVPEDAGVIVRTAAEGASEDELRRDVERLQAQWEDIQRKAKSGNAPTLLYGEPDMTVRVVRDIFNEDFSKVVVSGDEAWQTVHGYVSHVAPDLAERLQKWTSEVDVFATYRIDEQLAKALDRKVWLPSGGSLVIDRTEAMVVVDVNTGKFTGQGGNLEETVTRNNLEAAEEIVRQLRLRDLGGIIVIDFIDMVLESNRDLVLRRLLECLGRDRTKHQVAEVTSLGLVQMTRKRVGQGLLESFSETCVHCNGRGVIVHMEQPTSAGGGGKRKKRGRGGDGHEHTHEAAAAVEAPEEIEVETEAEVAAEVAEPIALTPAEFAPDEELYSSVAEAEAAATRGRGRRRAGRRASAPAGAPRGSSRRSGGAEAPAEESVLSEDVEVPTAQAVPAEAEIERPVQPETAAEAQAEPVAAEDPVVEAASEPAAAPEAAPQGRTRRRATRRASAPAGSPTGAEAAVVTVAETAPVAEVPAEQAPVAAPAEPEPAAESAAPARPRRRAVRKATAPTASEEAAVVVVPSAEAQAEPVGAEEPAEEAAPAKKTARKTAKKATAKKAATKKATTAKKTAAKKTATKKTTAKKAAAKKTVAAEQQSPRPVSTQADES